In one window of Pagrus major chromosome 12, Pma_NU_1.0 DNA:
- the uck1 gene encoding uridine-cytidine kinase 1, with the protein MDAVGALDEAERPRHRPFLIGVSGGTASGKSTVCAKIMELLGQNKVDHRQRKVAIVSQDSFYRVLTPDQKAKALKGQYNFDHPEAFDNELMYKTLKDIVEGRVVEVPTYDFVTHSRLEDKITVYPADVVLFEGILVFYPQKVRDMFHMKLFVDTDSDVRLSRRVLRDMSRGRDLEQILTQYTTFVKPAFEEFCLPTKKYVDVIIPRGVDNMVAINLIVQHIQDILNGDICKWQRGSINGRTLKRAIAEQSDLQNGAANPPGKRVLLEPSCRPH; encoded by the exons ATGGATGCTGTCGGAGCCCTAGACGAGGCAGAGAGGCCCCGGCATCGTCCTTTCCTCATAGGGGTCAGCGGAGGAACCGCCAGCGGCAAG TCAACAGTTTGCGCCAAGATCATGGAGCTCCTGGGCCAGAACAAGGTGGACCACCGCCAGAGGAAGGTGGCTATAGTGAGCCAGGACAGCTTCTACAGGGTCCTGACTCCGGATCAGAAGGCGAAGGCTCTGAAGGGCCAGTACAACTTTGATCACCCAG AGGCATTTGACAATGAGCTAATGTACAAAACCTTGAAGGACATCGTGGAGGGAAGGGTGGTTGAAGTGCCGACGTACGACTTTGTCACTCATTCCAG gtTGGAAGACAAGATCACAGTGTACCCAGCGGATGTGGTCCTCTTTGAGGGGATCCTGGTCTTCTACCCGCAGAAAGTGCGGGATATGTTTCACATGAAGCTTTTTGTGGACACAGATTCAGACGTCAGACTGTCTCGCAGAG TTCTGCGAGACATGAGCAGAGGGAGGGACCTGGAACAGATTCTCACTCAGTACACAACATTCGTCAAGCCTGCTTTTGAAGAGTTTTGTTTGCCT ACAAAGAAGTATGTAGATGTCATCATTCCAAGGGGAGTTGACAATATGG TGGCCATCAACCTCATCGTGCAGCACATCCAAGACATACTGAACGGTGACATCTGCAAATGGCAGCGCGGGTCCATTAACGGGAGGACCTTAAAACGGGCCATCGCCGAGCAGAGCGACCTGCAGAACGGAGCTGCTAATCCTCCAGGGAAGAGGGTGCTGTTGGAGCCCAGTTGTCGGCCTCACTGA